Proteins encoded by one window of Acidipropionibacterium virtanenii:
- a CDS encoding glycerate kinase, producing the protein MSAQAVVTDIGTVVVAVDSFKGSLTSSQACQAVAEGIHRGEAGLPVITIPVADGGEGTLDAALAAGYQAVTTRCHGATGDLAEVEWARRGDDAVIEMAACCGLERADRVSGPPTPQRALTASSRGLGEVIAAALRAGVTSITIGIGGSASTDGGAGLLEALGARFLDRERNDIDAGAAGLEALDLVDLTHLSPRLAEVELTVACDVTSPLLGKNGAAAVFGPQKGLDAEGIARADHALEMFAGAVEPALGVIHRDDPGAGAAGGTGFALLCLGAGYRPGAQVVLGWSHATEHIAGASLVITGEGRLDHQTLLGKTPDAVRRMARAAGVPVWAVCGVCDLEGEDRDAFDGVLALSDIEPDPARSIAGARGLLVRVVAEAMGTE; encoded by the coding sequence ATGAGTGCGCAAGCCGTCGTGACCGACATCGGCACCGTCGTCGTCGCCGTGGACTCCTTCAAGGGGTCGCTGACCAGCAGTCAGGCCTGTCAGGCCGTGGCCGAGGGGATCCACCGGGGGGAGGCCGGGCTGCCGGTGATCACCATCCCGGTGGCAGACGGCGGGGAGGGGACCCTCGACGCGGCCCTGGCGGCCGGCTACCAGGCCGTGACCACACGCTGTCACGGCGCCACCGGCGATCTCGCCGAGGTCGAATGGGCCCGCCGGGGCGACGACGCCGTCATCGAGATGGCGGCCTGCTGCGGCCTGGAGAGGGCCGACCGGGTGTCCGGCCCGCCCACCCCGCAACGCGCCCTGACGGCGTCCAGCAGAGGGCTGGGCGAGGTGATCGCGGCCGCCCTGCGCGCCGGGGTGACGTCCATCACCATCGGGATCGGCGGATCGGCCAGCACCGATGGCGGGGCCGGGCTGCTGGAGGCCCTGGGGGCGCGCTTCCTGGACCGCGAGCGCAACGACATCGACGCCGGGGCGGCGGGCCTGGAGGCCCTCGACCTGGTCGATCTCACCCACCTCAGTCCGCGGCTGGCCGAGGTGGAGCTCACGGTGGCCTGCGACGTCACCAGCCCCCTGCTCGGAAAGAACGGGGCGGCCGCCGTCTTCGGGCCGCAGAAGGGCCTCGACGCCGAGGGGATCGCTCGCGCCGACCACGCCCTGGAGATGTTCGCCGGAGCCGTCGAGCCGGCGCTGGGAGTCATCCACCGCGACGATCCGGGGGCCGGTGCGGCCGGCGGGACGGGCTTCGCGCTGCTCTGCCTGGGGGCCGGCTACCGGCCCGGGGCGCAGGTGGTGCTCGGCTGGTCGCACGCCACCGAGCACATCGCCGGCGCCTCCCTGGTGATCACCGGCGAGGGACGGCTGGACCACCAGACGCTGCTCGGCAAGACCCCCGACGCCGTCCGGCGGATGGCCCGGGCGGCCGGCGTGCCGGTGTGGGCCGTGTGCGGGGTGTGCGATCTGGAGGGGGAGGACCGCGACGCCTTCGACGGGGTCCTGGCGCTCTCGGACATCGAGCCGGACCCGGCCAGGTCAATCGCCGGGGCCAGGGGGCTGCTGGTCCGGGTGGTCGCCGAGGCCATGGGGACCGAGTAG
- a CDS encoding mechanosensitive ion channel family protein: MLSPLNVLVPMKGSTTLFKNFEWIWPQTPIHLGYIIVVALVARWLMRKGIDQLIKWMNSRSAKRPAPEVNRTGRAWSDIIGRGAERQTKRATTMGRLMSNISVALIALIAIFSGFSAVGIQLTPVIASAGVAGIAIAFGAQSLVKDLLTGMFLIFEDQYGVGDVVEIDELKGTVEEVGLRTTRLRDFNGMSWYLRNGEILKVGNITQGWAQETIDIAVHQSEDPQVVMRVIRKVLAEVDQDPAFAESLLEEPTVLGVTDISKGVMTFQVSVKCVAQSQFDVIRTTRRKVKDAFDEARIRGAF, translated from the coding sequence ATGCTGAGCCCGCTGAACGTGCTGGTCCCCATGAAGGGGAGCACCACCCTGTTCAAGAATTTCGAGTGGATCTGGCCGCAGACGCCGATCCATCTGGGCTACATCATCGTCGTGGCGCTGGTGGCGCGCTGGCTGATGCGCAAGGGCATCGACCAGCTCATCAAATGGATGAACTCCCGCAGCGCCAAGCGCCCCGCACCCGAGGTGAACCGGACCGGCCGGGCCTGGAGCGACATCATCGGCCGTGGCGCGGAGCGCCAGACCAAACGGGCCACCACGATGGGCCGGCTGATGTCGAACATCAGCGTGGCCCTCATCGCTCTCATCGCGATCTTCTCCGGCTTCTCCGCGGTCGGCATCCAGCTGACGCCGGTCATCGCCTCGGCGGGAGTGGCCGGCATCGCGATCGCCTTCGGCGCGCAGTCCCTGGTGAAGGACCTGCTCACCGGCATGTTCCTGATCTTCGAGGATCAGTACGGGGTGGGCGATGTGGTGGAGATCGACGAACTCAAGGGCACCGTGGAGGAGGTGGGTCTGCGCACCACCAGGCTCCGCGATTTCAACGGCATGTCCTGGTACCTGCGCAACGGCGAGATCCTCAAGGTGGGCAATATCACCCAGGGCTGGGCCCAGGAGACCATCGACATCGCCGTCCACCAGTCGGAGGACCCGCAGGTCGTGATGAGGGTGATCCGCAAGGTACTGGCGGAGGTGGACCAGGATCCGGCCTTCGCCGAATCCCTGCTCGAGGAGCCCACCGTGCTCGGCGTGACCGATATCTCGAAGGGTGTGATGACCTTCCAGGTGAGCGTCAAGTGCGTCGCCCAGTCGCAGTTCGACGTCATCCGGACCACCCGCCGCAAGGTCAAGGACGCCTTCGACGAGGCGCGGATCAGGGGCGCCTTCTGA
- a CDS encoding penicillin-binding transpeptidase domain-containing protein encodes MPQNPVVSRRSFGKAAAGTTAALALGGGMLGSLAACSSSDDNAPDAARQSAQKLAAGLTKGDLKNVPLDDPATAVSDLKVIFTGMDGLRPITALASVTKDGDSCTATLAHTLALGSRKWAFTSTATLNQDAGTWKTAWEPAIVHPQLGQATRLRHTRKLGERAPITGNEGKDIVVKHTVHDLGIDKSHLDKTKWEASATALAKLVKIDAKTYVAKVKAAGDQAFVVAITVREQDIPRNIDSVDGASVVDRDLMLASTRTFAIGLLGTSGLADDSDVKRGKGEIQEGDVVGKSGLQLRYDDQLRGKVGHVISIVARKDPTSSASPASQPTVTATGSSSASPDTPQGLFSVPATDGKALRVTLDPDSQSKAEAALSPVKGVACLVAVQPGTGRILAAANSTAASANGYATSGQYAPGSTFKIATTLALVRAGLTTSSPVNCSPNITVNGRSFHNYSDYDSSYSGSIPLVDAVAQSCNTAFISQHAKVTSATLRKAAGSLGMGTDYDTGFPAFYGQVSDTTAADVLASDMIGQGGVLASPMAMAGVAASVAAGRTVIPWLVEGHQPKSKATALSTKEVAALRQVMIATVQKGSGRVLSGLATGAKTGTAEFGESGKLRTHAWMICWTSAIAVACMVEIGESGSGTAGPLIKAFLS; translated from the coding sequence ATGCCGCAGAATCCCGTCGTCTCGCGCCGCAGTTTCGGCAAGGCCGCCGCCGGAACCACCGCGGCTCTCGCCCTGGGCGGCGGCATGCTCGGTTCCTTGGCGGCATGCAGCTCCTCCGACGACAACGCCCCCGACGCCGCCAGACAGTCGGCCCAGAAACTCGCGGCCGGGCTCACCAAGGGCGACCTGAAGAACGTCCCCCTCGACGACCCGGCCACCGCCGTCTCCGACCTCAAGGTCATCTTCACCGGCATGGACGGGCTGCGTCCCATCACCGCTCTCGCCTCGGTGACGAAGGACGGCGATTCCTGCACCGCCACGCTGGCCCACACCCTGGCCCTCGGCTCCCGGAAGTGGGCTTTCACCTCCACCGCCACCCTCAACCAGGACGCCGGCACCTGGAAGACCGCCTGGGAACCGGCGATCGTCCACCCCCAGCTCGGTCAGGCCACCCGGCTGCGGCACACCCGCAAGCTCGGCGAGCGCGCCCCCATCACCGGCAACGAGGGCAAGGACATCGTCGTCAAGCACACCGTGCATGATCTCGGCATCGACAAGTCCCACCTCGACAAGACGAAGTGGGAGGCCTCCGCGACCGCCCTGGCCAAGCTGGTCAAGATCGACGCCAAGACCTACGTCGCCAAGGTGAAGGCCGCAGGCGACCAGGCCTTCGTCGTCGCCATCACCGTCCGCGAGCAGGACATCCCGCGCAATATCGACAGCGTCGACGGAGCCTCGGTTGTCGACCGCGATCTCATGCTCGCCTCCACCCGCACCTTCGCGATCGGACTGCTCGGCACCTCGGGACTGGCCGACGACTCGGACGTCAAGCGAGGCAAGGGCGAGATCCAGGAGGGCGACGTGGTGGGCAAGTCCGGTCTCCAGCTGCGCTACGACGACCAGCTGCGCGGCAAGGTCGGACACGTCATCTCGATCGTCGCCCGCAAGGACCCGACGTCCTCCGCATCTCCAGCCTCCCAGCCCACAGTCACGGCGACCGGCTCGTCCAGTGCGTCCCCCGACACACCGCAGGGCCTCTTCTCGGTTCCGGCCACCGACGGCAAGGCGTTGCGCGTCACCCTGGATCCGGACTCCCAGTCCAAGGCCGAGGCGGCGCTCAGCCCGGTCAAGGGGGTCGCCTGCCTGGTGGCCGTGCAACCCGGCACCGGCCGCATCCTGGCCGCCGCGAACTCCACGGCCGCCAGCGCCAACGGCTACGCCACCTCCGGTCAGTACGCACCCGGCTCCACCTTCAAGATCGCCACCACCCTGGCCCTGGTGCGGGCCGGGCTCACGACGTCCTCACCGGTGAACTGCTCGCCGAACATCACCGTCAACGGGCGCAGCTTCCACAACTACTCCGACTACGACTCCTCCTACTCGGGCTCGATCCCACTGGTCGACGCCGTGGCGCAGTCGTGCAACACCGCCTTCATCTCCCAGCACGCCAAGGTGACCTCGGCAACCCTGCGCAAGGCCGCCGGGAGCCTGGGCATGGGCACCGACTACGACACCGGCTTCCCGGCCTTCTACGGCCAGGTGAGCGACACCACCGCCGCCGACGTGCTGGCCTCCGACATGATCGGCCAGGGCGGGGTGCTGGCCTCCCCGATGGCGATGGCCGGGGTGGCAGCCTCGGTGGCGGCCGGCAGGACCGTCATCCCCTGGCTGGTCGAGGGCCATCAGCCGAAGTCGAAGGCCACCGCGCTGTCCACCAAGGAGGTGGCCGCACTGCGGCAGGTGATGATCGCGACCGTCCAGAAGGGTTCGGGCCGGGTACTCTCGGGACTCGCCACGGGTGCCAAGACGGGCACCGCCGAGTTCGGAGAGTCAGGAAAGTTGAGGACCCACGCGTGGATGATCTGCTGGACGTCAGCCATCGCGGTCGCCTGCATGGTCGAGATCGGCGAGTCCGGGTCGGGGACCGCCGGCCCGCTGATCAAGGCCTTCCTGTCATGA
- the pyrB gene encoding aspartate carbamoyltransferase, translating to MTRTPDEFPPFGPGRHLLSVQQLDSGLLSQIFELAELVDPIAAGTVRCTVLDGAVLGSLFFEPSTRTRLSFESAFLRLGGEVTTTTGFTFSSMAKGESIHDTSRVVSGYSDVMVVRHPDKGSVAEFAEASVVPVINAGDGDGEHPSQALLDLYTLTRELEARGKTVDGATVAIVGDLKYGRTVHSLMKLLTLASGITFRLFSPPSLELPLEIENYVAERGHRIIECDSAGEAVSGADAVYATRVQRERMTEEVLATANVTGNLLNRQILHDAGAQDIVIMHPLPRDSRHDSFDLSSDVDDLPGLSIFHQTDNGLRIRMAIFLVAMGCSAEAVKAATKNQSWNAALDWA from the coding sequence ATGACCCGGACCCCCGACGAATTCCCCCCCTTCGGCCCCGGACGTCACCTGCTGAGCGTCCAGCAGCTGGACTCCGGTCTCCTGTCACAGATCTTCGAGCTCGCCGAACTGGTCGATCCCATCGCTGCGGGTACCGTCCGCTGCACCGTGCTGGACGGCGCCGTGCTGGGCAGCCTCTTCTTCGAGCCCTCCACCCGTACCCGGCTGAGCTTCGAGTCGGCCTTCCTGCGGCTGGGCGGCGAGGTGACCACCACCACCGGGTTCACCTTCTCCTCGATGGCCAAGGGGGAGTCGATCCACGACACCTCGCGGGTGGTCTCGGGCTACTCCGACGTCATGGTGGTCCGCCACCCCGACAAGGGATCGGTGGCCGAGTTCGCCGAGGCGTCGGTGGTGCCGGTGATCAATGCCGGTGACGGTGACGGTGAGCATCCCAGCCAGGCCCTGCTGGATCTCTACACCCTCACCCGGGAGCTCGAGGCTCGCGGGAAGACGGTCGACGGGGCCACCGTCGCCATCGTCGGCGACCTCAAGTACGGGCGCACCGTGCACTCGCTGATGAAGCTGCTCACCCTGGCCTCGGGCATCACCTTCCGGCTGTTCAGCCCGCCCAGCCTCGAACTGCCCCTGGAGATCGAGAACTACGTCGCCGAACGCGGCCACCGGATCATCGAGTGCGACTCCGCCGGGGAGGCGGTGAGCGGAGCCGACGCGGTCTACGCCACCCGCGTCCAGCGGGAGCGGATGACCGAGGAGGTGCTGGCCACCGCCAATGTAACGGGCAATCTGCTCAACCGGCAGATCCTCCACGACGCCGGGGCGCAGGACATCGTCATCATGCACCCGCTGCCGCGCGACTCCCGGCACGACTCCTTCGACCTGTCGAGCGATGTCGACGATCTGCCCGGGTTGTCGATCTTCCACCAGACCGACAACGGCCTGCGAATCCGGATGGCAATCTTCCTGGTCGCGATGGGCTGCTCGGCCGAGGCCGTGAAGGCCGCCACCAAGAATCAGAGCTGGAACGCGGCCCTCGACTGGGCCTGA
- a CDS encoding aminopeptidase C: MTIQTRSVTSRAVDDDLLATLPTTDDPTLRLALNAVTHSGVDNSALDREKVTGTPKVMSNRLDDWSATSQQKSGRCWLFSSLNLLRSAARTDLGVKDFELSGNYAVFWDKFERANYFLNDIIATVSEPLDSRLIQFMLAEVLGDGGQWDMAVSIYAKHGVVPKEAMPETEPSTHTAQMNKQLQTLLRKAALDLREQAAAGASQEVLDAARRGILADVWRILVISLGNPPSSFEWEWIDDDKNFHRDGVLTPTEFYARHVGIDLSGYVCLVDDPRREHPKGRALTVEHLGNVVGGRQIRYINAPMDTIKRLAAETIVAGEPVWFGADVSQQSERDDGLLVGDLYDYSGLFGVDLSTTKEQRVNTGASAMNHAMLFTGVDVADGAPRRWRVENSWGEEPGDKGFFTMDDAWFTDYVFEVVVKVDSLPEELRAAVAEEPLALPAWDPMGTLAR, from the coding sequence ATGACCATTCAGACCCGCTCCGTCACCTCCAGGGCCGTCGACGACGACCTGCTCGCCACGCTCCCGACCACCGACGACCCCACCCTGCGCCTGGCCCTCAACGCCGTCACGCACTCCGGCGTCGACAATTCGGCTCTGGACCGCGAGAAGGTCACCGGCACCCCCAAGGTGATGTCGAACCGCCTGGACGACTGGTCGGCCACCTCCCAGCAGAAGTCGGGCCGCTGCTGGCTGTTCTCCTCGCTCAACCTGCTGCGCTCCGCGGCCCGCACCGACCTCGGCGTCAAGGACTTCGAGCTGTCGGGCAACTACGCGGTCTTCTGGGACAAGTTCGAGCGCGCCAACTACTTCCTGAACGACATCATCGCCACCGTCTCCGAACCCCTGGACTCCCGCCTCATCCAGTTCATGCTGGCCGAAGTGCTGGGCGACGGCGGCCAGTGGGACATGGCCGTCTCCATCTACGCCAAGCACGGCGTCGTCCCCAAGGAGGCGATGCCCGAGACCGAGCCCTCGACCCACACCGCCCAGATGAACAAGCAGCTCCAGACACTGCTGCGCAAGGCCGCCCTCGACCTGCGCGAGCAGGCCGCCGCCGGCGCCTCGCAGGAGGTGCTCGACGCCGCCCGCCGCGGGATCCTCGCCGATGTCTGGCGCATCCTGGTGATCAGTCTCGGCAACCCGCCGTCCAGCTTCGAGTGGGAGTGGATCGACGACGACAAGAACTTCCACCGCGACGGCGTGCTCACCCCGACCGAGTTCTACGCGCGTCACGTCGGGATCGACCTGTCCGGCTACGTGTGCCTGGTCGACGACCCGCGCCGCGAGCACCCGAAGGGCCGGGCGCTGACCGTCGAGCATCTGGGCAATGTGGTGGGCGGGCGCCAGATCCGCTACATCAACGCGCCCATGGACACCATCAAGAGACTGGCCGCCGAGACCATCGTGGCCGGCGAGCCCGTCTGGTTCGGCGCCGACGTCTCCCAGCAGTCCGAGCGCGACGACGGCCTGCTGGTCGGCGACCTGTACGACTACTCCGGCCTGTTCGGGGTGGATCTGTCGACCACCAAGGAGCAGCGGGTCAACACCGGTGCCTCGGCGATGAACCACGCCATGCTGTTCACCGGGGTCGATGTCGCCGACGGCGCCCCGCGACGCTGGAGGGTGGAGAACTCGTGGGGCGAGGAGCCCGGCGACAAGGGCTTCTTCACCATGGACGACGCCTGGTTCACCGACTACGTCTTCGAGGTGGTGGTGAAGGTCGACTCCCTGCCTGAGGAGCTGCGGGCCGCGGTCGCCGAGGAGCCCCTGGCCCTGCCGGCCTGGGACCCGATGGGCACCCTCGCGCGCTGA
- a CDS encoding class I SAM-dependent methyltransferase encodes MSDDAETSDALADNRASWDDRAGIHAASDFYAVDALIADPGAVTDVVRRDLAVLTPHLAAGPGLTRGSVSGRSLLHLQCHIGDDTLSWWRLGACDVHGLDFSPKALEQARGIAERVGAPITFVEGDARYASDIIARTFDVVVTSTGTIVWLPDLEAWARSIATLLEPGGVFLIRDDHPVLGAMEFEPWTITTDYLSGGGQSDYVSDQSYTGDPMPSHTNHEWVHDLSEVVTVLLDAGLRIEALGEHPAMDWRPMEGMVHTDAGWQLPEGSPRIPLTFSVVARKPRD; translated from the coding sequence ATGAGCGACGACGCCGAGACCAGCGATGCCCTGGCCGACAACAGGGCCTCCTGGGACGACCGTGCCGGCATCCATGCTGCGTCGGACTTCTACGCCGTCGACGCCCTGATCGCCGATCCGGGCGCCGTCACCGACGTCGTCCGCCGCGACCTGGCCGTGCTGACCCCGCACCTGGCGGCCGGGCCCGGCTTGACCCGGGGCAGCGTCTCAGGCCGCTCCCTGCTGCATCTGCAGTGCCACATCGGCGACGACACCTTGTCCTGGTGGCGTCTGGGCGCCTGCGACGTCCACGGCCTGGACTTCTCCCCGAAGGCTCTGGAGCAGGCTCGCGGCATCGCCGAGCGGGTGGGCGCCCCGATCACCTTCGTGGAGGGCGACGCGCGGTACGCCTCCGACATCATCGCCCGGACCTTCGACGTCGTGGTCACCAGCACCGGGACCATCGTCTGGCTGCCCGACCTGGAGGCCTGGGCGCGGTCGATCGCCACGTTGCTGGAGCCCGGCGGGGTGTTCTTGATCCGCGACGACCATCCGGTGCTCGGCGCGATGGAGTTCGAGCCGTGGACAATCACGACCGATTACCTGTCGGGCGGCGGGCAGAGCGACTACGTCTCCGACCAGAGTTACACCGGCGACCCGATGCCCAGCCACACCAATCACGAGTGGGTCCACGACCTGTCGGAGGTGGTGACGGTGCTGCTGGACGCCGGGTTGCGGATAGAGGCGCTCGGTGAGCATCCGGCGATGGACTGGAGGCCGATGGAGGGCATGGTCCACACCGATGCCGGGTGGCAGCTGCCGGAGGGAAGCCCCCGGATCCCGCTGACCTTCTCCGTCGTCGCCCGGAAACCTCGGGACTGA
- a CDS encoding suppressor of fused domain protein, giving the protein MTNDDHMDAARLPGGFVPGPIDPEELPADVAVPETLPPTGPAVVGAAVGSIGGTPNVEGMVDAAGDNRVDVLTCADAPAPGWTTWSTVTLHARPNELPMADGTKLDVRVELMAVGMPGSDVMGKILGSCAFAVLQDGWMMAPGVVYGDVVSLYDDKATTPHIMWSHPFTAGDLGAVEIDDDLKVHWLMAVPITEAERTFLEQNDYEALAQLLDSHQVNYTDMHRESVV; this is encoded by the coding sequence GTGACCAACGACGACCATATGGACGCTGCCCGACTACCCGGGGGATTCGTCCCCGGGCCCATAGACCCCGAGGAGCTGCCTGCCGACGTCGCGGTCCCCGAGACCCTGCCCCCGACCGGCCCTGCAGTCGTGGGCGCCGCCGTCGGGTCGATCGGCGGGACGCCGAATGTCGAGGGGATGGTGGACGCCGCCGGCGACAACCGCGTCGACGTCCTCACCTGTGCCGACGCACCGGCCCCCGGCTGGACGACCTGGTCGACCGTCACCCTGCACGCCCGGCCCAATGAACTGCCGATGGCCGACGGCACGAAGCTGGACGTCCGCGTCGAGCTGATGGCGGTCGGCATGCCCGGTTCCGACGTCATGGGCAAGATCCTGGGATCCTGCGCCTTCGCGGTGCTCCAGGACGGCTGGATGATGGCCCCCGGCGTCGTCTACGGCGACGTCGTCTCCCTCTACGACGACAAGGCCACCACCCCGCACATCATGTGGTCGCACCCCTTCACCGCCGGGGATCTCGGTGCGGTGGAGATCGATGACGACCTCAAGGTGCACTGGCTGATGGCGGTGCCGATCACCGAGGCCGAGCGCACCTTCCTCGAGCAGAACGACTACGAGGCGCTGGCCCAGCTGCTGGACTCCCACCAGGTGAACTACACCGACATGCACCGGGAGTCGGTGGTCTGA
- the thiC gene encoding phosphomethylpyrimidine synthase ThiC, which yields MPMSTRTTPEKDATTARPDGENYPTHHLGHLVDAAHGIDVPVTMINQDDAPDGSANPPLAVYRTIGPDCDVTRGLPSLRSGWITGRDDVESYEPRGRDLSDDGRSAVRRGAASQEWKGERRPPLRARAGATVTQMHYARVGVITPEMRYVALREGCDVSLVRDELAAGRAIIPANVNHPEAEPMIIGKAFGVKVNANIGNSAVTSSIADEVDKLRWATRWGADTVMDLSTGDDIHTTREWILRNSPVPIGTVPIYQALEKVDGDHQALTWEIFRDTVIEQCEQGVDYMTIHAGVLLRYVPLTADRVTGIVSRGGSILAGWCLAHHRENFLYEHFDELCEIFARYDVAFSLGDGLRPGCLADADDAAQFAELDTLAELTKRAWEHDVQVMVEGPGHIPFHLVRENVERQQELCDGAPFYTLGPLVTDIAPGYDHITSAIGATEIARYGTAMLCYVTPKEHLGLPDRDDVKTGVITYRIAAHAADVAKGHPGARERDDALSKARFEFRWRDQFGLSLDPQTAESMHDETLPAEPAKTAHFCSMCGPKFCSMRISQDIRDDFGDAAEQRRVAEAGMAAKAAEFRASGGEVYLPDPVRR from the coding sequence ATGCCCATGTCCACCCGCACCACCCCCGAGAAGGACGCCACGACTGCGCGCCCGGACGGGGAGAACTACCCCACCCACCACCTCGGCCATCTGGTCGACGCCGCCCACGGGATCGACGTCCCGGTCACCATGATCAACCAGGACGACGCCCCCGACGGCAGCGCCAATCCCCCGCTGGCGGTCTACCGCACCATCGGCCCCGACTGCGACGTCACCCGCGGCCTGCCGTCGCTGCGCTCCGGATGGATCACCGGGCGCGACGACGTCGAGAGCTACGAGCCGCGAGGCCGTGATCTGTCGGACGACGGCCGCTCGGCGGTGCGCCGCGGTGCCGCCAGCCAGGAATGGAAGGGGGAACGGCGTCCCCCGCTGCGGGCCCGGGCCGGCGCCACCGTCACCCAGATGCACTACGCGCGGGTCGGCGTCATCACCCCCGAGATGCGCTACGTGGCGCTGCGCGAGGGCTGCGACGTCTCCCTGGTGCGCGACGAGCTGGCCGCCGGGAGAGCGATCATCCCCGCCAACGTCAACCACCCCGAGGCCGAACCCATGATCATCGGGAAGGCCTTCGGGGTGAAGGTCAACGCCAATATCGGCAACTCGGCCGTCACCTCGTCGATCGCCGACGAGGTGGACAAGCTGCGCTGGGCCACCCGCTGGGGCGCCGACACCGTGATGGACCTGTCCACCGGCGACGACATCCACACCACCCGCGAGTGGATCCTGCGCAACTCCCCGGTGCCGATCGGCACCGTGCCGATCTACCAGGCTCTGGAGAAGGTGGACGGGGATCACCAGGCGCTCACCTGGGAGATCTTCCGCGACACCGTCATCGAGCAGTGCGAGCAGGGCGTCGACTACATGACGATCCACGCCGGGGTGCTGCTGCGCTACGTGCCGCTGACCGCCGACCGGGTCACCGGGATCGTCTCGCGCGGCGGATCGATCCTGGCCGGCTGGTGCCTGGCCCACCACCGGGAGAACTTCCTATACGAGCACTTCGACGAGCTCTGCGAGATCTTCGCCCGCTACGACGTCGCCTTCTCCCTGGGTGACGGGCTGCGGCCCGGATGCCTGGCGGATGCCGACGACGCCGCCCAGTTCGCCGAACTCGACACCCTGGCCGAGCTCACGAAGCGGGCCTGGGAGCATGACGTCCAGGTGATGGTGGAGGGGCCCGGCCACATCCCCTTCCACCTGGTCCGCGAGAACGTGGAGCGCCAGCAGGAGCTGTGCGACGGCGCCCCCTTCTACACCCTGGGGCCGCTGGTCACCGACATCGCGCCCGGCTACGACCACATCACCTCGGCCATCGGTGCCACCGAGATCGCCCGCTACGGCACGGCGATGCTGTGCTACGTCACCCCCAAGGAGCACCTCGGGCTGCCCGATCGCGACGACGTCAAGACCGGCGTCATCACCTACCGGATCGCCGCCCACGCGGCCGACGTCGCCAAAGGCCACCCCGGAGCCCGGGAGCGCGACGACGCCCTGTCGAAGGCGCGCTTCGAGTTCCGCTGGCGCGACCAGTTCGGGCTGTCCCTGGACCCGCAGACCGCCGAGTCGATGCACGACGAGACCCTGCCCGCCGAGCCCGCGAAGACGGCCCACTTCTGCTCCATGTGCGGGCCGAAGTTCTGCTCGATGAGGATCTCCCAGGACATCCGCGACGACTTCGGTGACGCCGCCGAGCAGCGACGGGTGGCCGAGGCCGGAATGGCCGCGAAGGCGGCGGAGTTCAGGGCCTCCGGAGGAGAGGTGTACCTGCCGGACCCGGTGCGCCGCTGA